One genomic segment of Peribacillus sp. FSL H8-0477 includes these proteins:
- the xylF gene encoding D-xylose ABC transporter substrate-binding protein, with protein sequence MKYLYTVIVAAVMLFAFTANGQDTSKEKKKENEEIIIGLSIDDLRLERWQKDRDLFVAQAKKLGAKVIVQSANGEDAKQMSQTENLLSQGVDILVIIPHSSDAMASAVDSANKQGVPVIAYDRIITNSNVNAYISFDNIRVGEMQAEYLVNKVPQGNYFLIGGSPTDNNAKLFRKGQMNILQPLIDKGDIKVVGDQWAKDWQANEAMSIMENGLTSTKNNVDAVVASNDSTAGGAIQALASQGMDGDVVVSGQDADLAGLQRIAEGKQAMTVYKPVKTLATEAAKLADRLARGKDIEANGKTNNGKIDVPSILLDPISVDQTNIKETVIKDGFQEEAKIYKNSK encoded by the coding sequence ATGAAATATCTGTATACAGTCATAGTGGCAGCAGTCATGCTTTTTGCTTTTACTGCAAATGGTCAGGATACTTCCAAGGAGAAGAAAAAAGAAAATGAGGAAATTATTATTGGGTTATCCATTGATGATTTACGTCTTGAAAGATGGCAAAAGGACAGAGATTTATTTGTCGCCCAGGCTAAAAAATTAGGTGCTAAGGTGATTGTTCAATCAGCAAACGGTGAGGATGCTAAGCAAATGTCACAAACTGAGAATTTGTTGTCACAAGGTGTTGATATTCTGGTTATTATTCCACATAGTTCTGATGCGATGGCATCTGCGGTGGATTCTGCTAATAAACAGGGAGTACCCGTTATCGCGTACGATCGGATCATCACAAACTCAAATGTAAATGCTTACATATCGTTCGATAATATCAGGGTTGGAGAAATGCAGGCAGAGTATCTTGTGAATAAGGTCCCTCAAGGGAATTATTTCTTGATTGGCGGATCACCGACTGATAATAATGCGAAATTATTCCGTAAAGGTCAAATGAATATCTTACAACCATTGATTGATAAAGGTGATATTAAGGTAGTTGGTGACCAATGGGCAAAGGATTGGCAGGCTAATGAGGCCATGTCGATTATGGAAAATGGGTTAACGAGTACGAAGAATAATGTGGACGCAGTCGTGGCTTCAAATGATAGTACAGCAGGCGGTGCCATTCAGGCTCTTGCTTCACAAGGAATGGACGGCGACGTAGTTGTTTCTGGTCAAGACGCAGATTTAGCCGGCTTGCAGCGGATAGCTGAAGGCAAGCAGGCAATGACTGTGTATAAACCAGTTAAAACACTTGCAACTGAAGCAGCGAAGTTGGCTGACAGATTGGCCAGAGGCAAAGACATAGAAGCTAATGGAAAAACAAATAACGGAAAGATTGATGTTCCATCTATTTTACTTGATCCAATCTCAGTTGACCAAACGAATATCAAAGAGACAGTCATAAAGGATGGATTCCAAGAAGAAGCTAAAATTTATAAAAATAGTAAATAA
- a CDS encoding xylose ABC transporter ATP-binding protein, translating into MVDYILKMEGIVKEFPGVKALDGVSFSVKRGEIHALCGENGAGKSTLMKILSGIYPEGTYTGDIMIDGKKISFQKIKDSEQTGISVIYQELALVPELSIAENIFLGNEFLSKGLIDWDRTLIEAAKWLEQVGLVVNPNEKVKNLGVGQQQLVEIAKALSKENKMIILDEPTAALTETEVETLITLLENLRNKGVTCIYISHKLNEVMRLCDSVTILRDGKTIVTKEIHELNEDKIISYMVGRELTQLYPMDKREIGKPMLEVKNYSVIDTEGKQVIQNVSFTVHQGEILGISGLMGSGRTELFTSIFGAFEGTAEGEVKIDGHRVTIGDTAAAVKYGLAYVPEDRKKTGLVLGASIKENTIIASIDTICKNGIVDESKGISAAEKYMKMLRTKANSIHTIVGTLSGGNQQKVVLGKWMMTAPKVLILDEPTRGIDIGAKSEIYNIMNQLAKEGLAIIMISSELPEVLGMSDRILVMSEGTAPKILTKDEADQPTIMKWATRGKEHVNA; encoded by the coding sequence ATGGTTGATTATATTCTGAAGATGGAAGGAATCGTAAAAGAATTTCCTGGTGTAAAGGCCCTTGATGGCGTTAGTTTTTCAGTGAAACGCGGTGAAATCCATGCGTTATGCGGTGAAAATGGGGCAGGGAAATCTACACTTATGAAGATTCTCAGCGGAATCTATCCAGAAGGTACTTATACTGGAGATATTATGATTGACGGAAAGAAAATCAGCTTTCAAAAAATCAAGGATTCTGAACAAACAGGTATTTCGGTTATTTATCAAGAGCTTGCATTGGTGCCGGAGCTGTCAATTGCAGAAAATATTTTTCTGGGAAATGAATTTTTAAGCAAAGGGCTAATCGATTGGGATCGAACGCTAATTGAAGCAGCAAAGTGGCTGGAACAGGTTGGGTTAGTTGTGAATCCTAATGAAAAAGTGAAAAATTTAGGCGTAGGGCAGCAGCAGCTTGTAGAGATTGCAAAGGCACTGTCAAAAGAGAATAAAATGATTATTCTGGATGAACCGACAGCTGCACTAACTGAAACAGAAGTTGAGACCCTAATTACACTGTTAGAAAACTTGCGAAATAAAGGCGTAACGTGTATTTATATTTCACATAAACTCAATGAAGTGATGCGGCTTTGTGATTCTGTCACCATTTTACGTGATGGGAAAACGATTGTAACGAAGGAAATTCACGAACTTAATGAAGATAAGATTATCTCTTATATGGTTGGTCGAGAGCTTACTCAGCTTTACCCAATGGATAAACGTGAAATAGGGAAACCAATGCTAGAGGTAAAGAATTATTCGGTAATTGATACAGAAGGGAAGCAAGTTATTCAGAATGTAAGCTTTACTGTTCATCAAGGAGAAATACTTGGGATATCAGGCTTAATGGGATCGGGAAGAACTGAACTGTTCACCAGCATATTTGGCGCGTTTGAAGGAACTGCGGAAGGTGAAGTTAAAATCGATGGACATAGAGTCACGATCGGCGATACAGCGGCAGCAGTTAAATATGGACTTGCATACGTTCCAGAGGATCGTAAAAAGACGGGACTTGTACTAGGTGCAAGCATTAAAGAAAACACGATTATAGCTTCTATAGATACAATTTGTAAGAATGGTATTGTTGATGAATCAAAAGGAATATCGGCAGCTGAAAAGTATATGAAGATGCTTAGGACGAAGGCGAATTCTATCCATACGATTGTTGGTACTTTAAGCGGAGGAAATCAGCAGAAAGTAGTGCTTGGTAAATGGATGATGACAGCTCCTAAAGTTCTAATTCTAGATGAACCGACGCGAGGTATCGATATTGGTGCTAAATCTGAAATCTATAACATTATGAATCAATTAGCAAAAGAAGGGTTAGCGATTATCATGATCTCTTCCGAACTTCCAGAGGTATTGGGTATGTCAGACAGAATTCTGGTCATGTCTGAAGGGACTGCTCCTAAAATATTAACGAAGGACGAAGCAGATCAACCTACGATTATGAAATGGGCAACTAGGGGGAAAGAACATGTCAATGCCTGA
- a CDS encoding sugar ABC transporter permease, giving the protein MSMPEAGNSKLVNKPSMKDKLQFTFNLRQYALLIAAVLITIIFTIGTDGAFLSSRNISNLFTQMSVTAILAIGMTLVIVSGHIDLSVGSLVGLTGGIAAILHVWFGWGTVPTIGAALVIGVIGGAIQGWWVAYKKLPAFIVTLGGMMVFRGILIGVSKGETVAPLNNSFKVIGQGHIPYLTGFIISAVIVIIAIYMTFSNRKRKEKMGLTLPSETIDYGKTTGFAVVFMLFVYVMNRYLGIPVPFMMVLVTAAIFMFIAGKTKFGRYVYVIGGNEEAARYSGINIKHNVLYVFTLMGLLSGVAGVLLTSRLNAATTGAGNMFEMDAIASVVIGGTSLMGGIGTIPGSIIGALIMSSIDNGMSMMNIEPFWQYIVKGSILVLAVWMDVATKKKK; this is encoded by the coding sequence ATGTCAATGCCTGAAGCTGGCAACTCAAAATTAGTAAACAAGCCTAGCATGAAAGACAAACTACAATTTACGTTTAACCTGCGTCAATATGCGTTACTAATTGCTGCTGTATTAATTACGATTATCTTCACGATAGGGACAGATGGAGCGTTTCTATCATCACGAAACATCTCAAACTTATTTACACAAATGTCCGTCACAGCTATTCTCGCCATCGGAATGACACTGGTGATTGTTTCAGGCCATATTGATTTATCAGTGGGTTCTCTTGTGGGGCTGACAGGTGGTATAGCAGCTATTCTTCACGTCTGGTTTGGCTGGGGAACAGTCCCAACAATTGGAGCAGCATTGGTCATTGGGGTCATTGGAGGTGCTATCCAAGGCTGGTGGGTTGCATATAAAAAGCTGCCGGCTTTCATTGTTACACTTGGTGGAATGATGGTTTTTCGAGGGATTCTGATTGGTGTCAGTAAAGGGGAGACAGTCGCTCCGCTTAACAACAGCTTTAAGGTAATTGGTCAAGGTCACATCCCCTATTTAACAGGGTTTATCATTAGCGCAGTTATTGTTATTATCGCGATTTATATGACTTTCAGTAATCGAAAGAGAAAAGAAAAGATGGGGCTTACACTACCGAGTGAGACCATTGATTATGGAAAAACAACCGGTTTCGCCGTGGTTTTCATGCTGTTTGTCTATGTCATGAACCGCTACTTGGGTATACCCGTACCATTTATGATGGTACTAGTGACAGCAGCGATCTTCATGTTTATTGCTGGAAAAACAAAGTTTGGCCGTTACGTATATGTAATTGGCGGAAATGAGGAAGCAGCCCGCTATTCAGGGATTAATATAAAGCACAACGTATTGTACGTATTCACACTAATGGGGCTGCTTTCAGGAGTTGCTGGGGTTTTACTGACCAGCCGTTTAAATGCTGCTACAACAGGTGCAGGGAATATGTTTGAAATGGACGCGATTGCGTCAGTTGTAATTGGCGGAACAAGCTTAATGGGAGGGATTGGTACAATCCCAGGTTCGATCATTGGTGCCTTAATTATGTCGAGCATCGATAATGGAATGAGCATGATGAATATTGAACCATTTTGGCAGTATATCGTGAAAGGGTCCATTCTAGTCCTAGCTGTATGGATGGATGTAGCTACAAAAAAGAAAAAATAA
- the xylA gene encoding xylose isomerase, whose protein sequence is MTKYFNDIQQVKFEGGASKNPFAFKYYNPEEVIGEKTMKEHLRFSMAYWHTFNADGSDPFGAGTMLRPWDKFQGMDQSKARAEAAFELFGKLDMPYYAFHDVDIAPEGDTLRESFQNTDQMVAVLKDYMKASGVKLLWNTANMFTNPRYVHGAATSSNADVFAYSAAKVKKGLEVAKELGSENYVFWGGREGYDSLLNTDMGLELDNLARFMHLAVDYAKEIGYTGQFLIEPKPKEPTKHQYDFDVATALQFLKKYDLSDHFKMNIEANHATLAGHTFEHEIRVARLNGALGSLDANQGDPLLGWDTDEFPTDIYTSTLAMYEVLENGGIGSGGLNFDAKTRRSSIDPEDLVYAHIAGMDSFARGLKAAHNLRTDRVFEDAIAKRYSSYTEGIGLDIVEGRADFKMLEKYALEHDQIKNQSGRIELLRSKINQYIFEA, encoded by the coding sequence ATGACAAAATATTTTAATGACATTCAACAAGTTAAATTCGAGGGAGGAGCTTCAAAAAATCCATTCGCATTTAAATATTATAACCCCGAGGAAGTCATCGGTGAGAAAACAATGAAAGAACATTTGCGTTTTTCTATGGCATATTGGCATACATTCAATGCAGATGGATCTGATCCATTTGGTGCTGGTACGATGCTGCGTCCATGGGATAAATTTCAAGGAATGGACCAATCAAAAGCTCGTGCGGAAGCTGCGTTTGAACTATTCGGTAAGCTGGATATGCCATACTATGCCTTTCATGATGTGGATATTGCGCCAGAAGGTGATACCTTACGTGAGAGTTTCCAGAATACAGATCAAATGGTCGCTGTACTTAAGGATTATATGAAAGCAAGTGGTGTGAAATTATTATGGAATACGGCCAATATGTTTACCAATCCTCGTTATGTACATGGTGCTGCAACATCAAGTAATGCTGATGTATTCGCTTATAGTGCGGCAAAAGTTAAAAAAGGACTTGAAGTTGCGAAGGAATTGGGTTCAGAAAACTACGTATTCTGGGGCGGTCGTGAAGGGTATGATTCGTTATTGAATACCGATATGGGTCTTGAACTAGATAACTTAGCACGTTTTATGCACCTAGCTGTAGATTATGCGAAAGAAATTGGCTATACCGGTCAATTCTTAATTGAACCGAAACCAAAGGAACCTACCAAGCATCAATATGATTTTGATGTGGCAACTGCCCTTCAGTTTTTAAAAAAGTATGACTTAAGTGATCATTTCAAAATGAATATTGAAGCTAACCATGCTACCCTTGCTGGGCACACGTTCGAACACGAAATCAGAGTAGCTCGATTAAATGGTGCGTTAGGTTCACTTGATGCGAACCAAGGTGACCCACTTCTTGGTTGGGATACAGATGAATTCCCAACTGATATTTATACCTCAACACTGGCCATGTATGAAGTACTTGAAAATGGCGGAATCGGTTCTGGCGGATTGAACTTTGATGCGAAGACACGCAGATCTTCAATTGATCCTGAGGATTTGGTGTACGCTCATATCGCAGGCATGGATAGTTTTGCAAGAGGATTAAAAGCAGCTCATAACCTGCGTACGGATCGTGTTTTCGAAGATGCGATTGCCAAACGTTACAGCAGCTATACGGAAGGTATAGGTTTAGATATTGTTGAAGGAAGAGCGGACTTCAAAATGCTTGAAAAGTATGCGCTTGAACATGATCAAATCAAGAATCAATCAGGTCGTATAGAATTGCTTCGTTCGAAGATTAACCAGTACATTTTTGAAGCATAA
- the xylB gene encoding xylulokinase, which yields MKYVIGIDLGTSSVKSILVNQLGEVCDETAQEYPLIHEKSGYSEQNPEEWVNQTVKSLKELTIRSGVSASDIEGISFSGQMHGLVLLDDHMQVLRNAILWNDTRTTPQCQQIIHEFGDTVLAVTKNAVLEGFTLPKLLWVQQHEPELFAKAAVFMLPKDYLRFRLTGAIHMDYSDAAGTLLLDVINKNWSEEIASKFSIPLSICPPLVESSACVGNLIPEIAEQTGLSTDTKIMAGGADNACGAIGAGIVSKGKTLCSIGTSGVILSYEEEKSRDFAGKVHFFNHGKEDAYYTMGVTLSAGQSLKWFRETFADGETFEELTAGLEELPIGSGGLLFTPYLYGERTPHADSSIRASFIGMDETHTKKHFAKAVMEGITFSLQESLEIFRSQGKEIESIVSIGGGAKNPVWLQMQADIFNAQVLTLTSEQGPAMGAAILAAVGSGWFRTIEDCSKTFIGTASIYEPNPEAVIRYQELFAVYQNVYGKTKEICAALQNFKGQ from the coding sequence ATGAAATATGTAATTGGTATTGACTTGGGAACAAGTTCAGTTAAATCGATATTGGTGAATCAACTGGGTGAAGTATGTGATGAAACTGCACAAGAGTATCCACTTATTCATGAGAAATCCGGTTACAGTGAACAAAATCCAGAAGAATGGGTTAATCAAACTGTTAAGTCATTGAAGGAATTAACGATTCGTTCTGGTGTTTCTGCTTCTGATATTGAAGGGATTAGTTTTTCTGGACAGATGCATGGACTAGTCTTACTCGACGATCATATGCAGGTGCTTAGGAATGCAATTCTTTGGAACGATACACGCACGACTCCTCAATGTCAGCAGATTATTCATGAATTTGGAGATACGGTACTTGCCGTTACGAAGAATGCGGTTCTTGAAGGATTCACCCTGCCGAAGTTATTGTGGGTTCAGCAGCATGAGCCAGAATTATTTGCAAAAGCAGCGGTGTTTATGCTTCCAAAAGATTATCTGCGTTTCCGACTAACGGGTGCCATACACATGGACTATTCGGATGCTGCCGGCACCTTACTATTGGATGTAATTAATAAAAACTGGAGCGAAGAAATAGCCTCCAAATTTTCAATCCCGCTTTCTATTTGTCCGCCTCTTGTTGAATCGAGTGCGTGTGTTGGAAACTTGATACCTGAGATTGCTGAACAAACAGGACTTTCTACAGATACGAAAATAATGGCTGGCGGTGCGGATAACGCTTGCGGTGCAATCGGTGCAGGAATCGTTTCAAAAGGAAAAACACTGTGTAGTATTGGTACTTCCGGAGTCATTTTATCTTATGAAGAAGAAAAAAGTCGTGATTTTGCCGGTAAGGTTCATTTCTTCAACCACGGAAAGGAAGATGCCTATTATACGATGGGGGTGACACTTTCTGCCGGACAGAGTTTAAAATGGTTTAGAGAAACCTTTGCAGATGGAGAGACATTTGAGGAATTAACAGCAGGACTAGAAGAATTGCCGATTGGGTCAGGCGGTCTATTATTTACTCCTTATTTATATGGAGAGCGGACACCTCATGCGGATTCTTCAATACGTGCTAGTTTTATCGGGATGGATGAGACACATACAAAGAAACATTTTGCTAAGGCTGTTATGGAGGGAATCACCTTTTCACTTCAGGAATCGCTGGAAATTTTCCGAAGCCAAGGAAAAGAGATTGAGTCAATTGTTTCTATAGGCGGCGGTGCAAAGAATCCGGTTTGGCTGCAAATGCAGGCTGATATTTTTAACGCACAAGTGTTGACGCTTACAAGTGAACAAGGGCCTGCAATGGGAGCAGCGATCTTAGCAGCTGTTGGTTCAGGTTGGTTCCGTACGATTGAAGATTGTTCAAAAACATTTATTGGAACAGCATCTATATACGAGCCGAATCCTGAGGCGGTTATCCGTTATCAAGAGTTGTTCGCTGTCTATCAAAATGTGTATGGTAAAACAAAGGAGATATGTGCAGCCCTGCAAAATTTCAAAGGACAATAA
- a CDS encoding aldose 1-epimerase codes for MSSYIKESQYLGEKAIVFGNSQLEAVLLPGLGSNLISLKLKSKDADLLRVPESKAQYEKNPVLYGMPILFPPNRIDSGIFTYDGQTYQLTKNEEKYNNHLHGFLYDKPWKVLKQDRNAESVRIVTEINSDDFTSITKQFPHSFSVKMTYTLDGGVLSTNATISNHGTRKFPWGLGYHTTFNLPISADGALENCTVSLPVDEHWTLNERMLPIGEIRKLTDAEEFQQGILLSDKLFDDVYGYAKESELVNEAVITDHNEGIRIHYKCDKRFGHWVLFNGNGKDLSGFVCPEPYTWVTDAPNVDLPDSVTGFRELKPGEEVNLISQLIVDTF; via the coding sequence ATGTCTAGTTATATTAAAGAAAGTCAGTATCTTGGTGAAAAAGCAATCGTATTTGGAAATAGTCAGCTGGAAGCAGTCCTTTTACCTGGATTAGGCAGTAATCTAATATCGTTAAAATTGAAGTCAAAGGACGCTGACTTATTACGGGTACCTGAAAGTAAGGCTCAGTATGAAAAAAACCCAGTACTCTATGGTATGCCAATCCTTTTTCCGCCAAACAGGATAGACAGTGGGATTTTTACATATGACGGCCAAACCTACCAACTTACTAAAAATGAAGAAAAATATAATAATCATCTGCATGGTTTTTTATATGATAAACCGTGGAAAGTATTGAAACAAGATCGAAATGCTGAAAGTGTTCGTATAGTAACAGAAATCAATAGTGATGACTTTACTAGTATTACGAAACAATTTCCCCATTCATTTTCTGTAAAGATGACGTATACATTAGATGGGGGTGTCCTCTCAACAAACGCAACGATTAGTAACCATGGGACGAGGAAGTTTCCATGGGGACTAGGTTATCATACTACGTTTAATTTGCCCATCTCAGCAGACGGGGCTCTTGAGAATTGTACAGTTTCGCTGCCAGTAGATGAACATTGGACGCTTAATGAGCGTATGCTTCCTATAGGGGAAATCCGCAAACTGACAGATGCAGAAGAGTTTCAACAAGGAATCTTGCTTTCTGATAAACTCTTCGATGATGTTTATGGTTATGCAAAGGAATCAGAGCTTGTTAATGAAGCAGTCATTACCGATCATAATGAAGGCATCAGGATCCATTATAAATGTGATAAACGTTTTGGACACTGGGTCCTTTTCAATGGAAATGGAAAAGACTTAAGCGGTTTTGTCTGCCCAGAGCCATATACATGGGTTACGGATGCACCAAATGTAGATTTGCCTGATTCAGTTACGGGATTCCGTGAATTGAAACCAGGAGAAGAAGTGAACTTGATCAGTCAGCTGATTGTCGATACATTTTAG
- a CDS encoding IS3 family transposase (programmed frameshift) has protein sequence MTKIYLTEKQQAQLKCNPYVQAVSEKAITYTDEFKRHFIAENEKGKLPRIIFEEAGLDVELIGLERVSSSAKRWRAAYRKAGIDGLQDTRKTNSGHPLERELSLEEKYARLEAKMRLLEAENELLKKLGSTRKADEEEEITMEAKIKFELIYGAINKYGLKRMVSYFCELMGVSRSGYYNYFDERSAQNRADQDVADEVVKEIILKAYYFRGRKKGARQIKMTLQNQYSVTYNLKRIRRIMKKFDIICPIRKANPYRRMAKATKEHRTCQNELNRNFKQGVAGKVLLTDITYLTYRGGKRAYLSTIKDAETNEILAYEVSDSLSLDIALHTVKKLKKHKHLAKDAFIHSDQGFHYTSPIYQTLVKKMGLGQSMSRRGNCWDNAPQESFFGHFKDEANLKECETLEAVKREIKSYMTYYNHYRGQWNLKKLPPVKYRQQLQQVA, from the exons ATGACAAAAATCTACTTAACTGAAAAACAACAAGCGCAATTAAAATGTAATCCCTACGTACAGGCAGTTAGTGAAAAGGCCATTACCTATACAGATGAATTTAAGCGCCATTTTATTGCAGAAAATGAGAAAGGAAAGCTACCAAGAATCATTTTTGAAGAAGCGGGATTAGATGTCGAATTAATCGGTTTGGAGCGTGTGAGTTCTTCCGCAAAACGTTGGCGAGCAGCGTATCGAAAAGCTGGTATAGACGGTTTACAGGATACACGTAAAACGAATTCAGGACACCCACTTGAACGGGAACTAAGCCTGGAAGAAAAATACGCACGATTAGAAGCGAAAATGCGATTACTTGAGGCAGAGAACGAACTACTAAAAAAGCTGG GATCTACTCGAAAGGCAGATGAGGAAGAAGAAATCACAATGGAAGCGAAAATAAAATTTGAACTGATTTATGGCGCCATCAATAAATACGGATTGAAGCGCATGGTGAGCTACTTCTGTGAACTGATGGGGGTTTCTCGCTCAGGTTATTACAATTATTTTGATGAACGCTCTGCACAAAACCGTGCAGATCAAGATGTGGCAGATGAAGTGGTGAAAGAAATCATTTTAAAGGCGTATTATTTCCGAGGACGCAAAAAGGGAGCACGCCAAATCAAAATGACGCTTCAAAATCAATATAGTGTCACATATAACTTAAAACGAATTCGCCGTATTATGAAGAAATTCGATATTATCTGTCCAATTCGTAAGGCCAATCCCTATCGACGCATGGCAAAAGCAACGAAAGAACATCGGACATGCCAAAATGAACTAAACCGTAACTTCAAGCAAGGTGTGGCAGGAAAAGTGTTATTAACAGATATCACGTATTTGACGTATAGAGGCGGAAAACGTGCTTATTTATCAACGATTAAAGACGCAGAAACGAACGAAATTTTAGCGTATGAGGTGTCCGATTCCTTATCGCTGGATATCGCCCTCCATACAGTAAAGAAATTGAAAAAGCATAAGCATTTAGCGAAAGATGCGTTTATCCATTCGGATCAGGGTTTCCATTATACGAGCCCTATTTATCAAACCTTAGTAAAGAAAATGGGCCTAGGCCAGTCGATGTCACGCCGTGGCAACTGTTGGGATAATGCGCCCCAAGAATCCTTCTTTGGGCATTTTAAAGATGAAGCCAATCTAAAGGAATGTGAGACATTAGAAGCAGTGAAACGAGAAATTAAAAGTTATATGACGTACTACAATCATTATCGAGGCCAGTGGAATTTAAAAAAGCTGCCGCCTGTAAAATACAGACAGCAGCTTCAACAAGTTGCCTAG